A single window of Haliotis asinina isolate JCU_RB_2024 chromosome 5, JCU_Hal_asi_v2, whole genome shotgun sequence DNA harbors:
- the LOC137283398 gene encoding pleckstrin homology-like domain family A member 1 — MRSATKRRTANKTRDATTTKEATRNAIEDRWNKCNQNKNRNQNQSCNQNKNHNQNQNCNQNPSCNQNLSCNQNQQPHPESELQPEQEPQPEPELQPEPELQPEQEPQPEPQLEKEP; from the exons ATGAGATCTGCAACCAAAAGAAGAACTGCCAACAAAACCAGAGATGCAACCACAACCAAAGAGGCAACCAGAAAtgcaataga GGACCGTTGGAACAAATGCAACCAGAACAAGAACCGCAACCAGAACCAAAGCTGTAACCAGAACAAGAACCACAACCAGAACCAGAACTGCAACCAGAACCCGAGCTGCAACCAGAACCTGAGCTGCAACCAGAACCAACAACCGCATCCAGAATCAGAACTGCAACCAGAACAAGAGCCACAACCAGAACCAGAACTGCAACCAGAACCAGAGCTGCAACCAGAACAAGAACCACAACCAGAACCACAGCTGGAAAAAGAACCATAG